Genomic segment of Mangifera indica cultivar Alphonso unplaced genomic scaffold, CATAS_Mindica_2.1 Un_0030, whole genome shotgun sequence:
attgagaatataataaagaattgagattgagatattatgagatttgtaaataaaattggaaatgaaaaagatttgaattggtttatatagacaaaattaaaaaattaaaaataaaaaataaaacaagccaGAGGAAGTGGTAGAAGCTGTTGGAAGCAGAAGCAACAGAAGGCTCTTTACATTTTTAATGCCATGTCCTACAACTActgcttatatttttattaccatCGTAAGTAAAAGTGATATTGAAGATGCCCTGCCATGCTCTTTACATTGCTAGGCCTAAATGCATGGAAATTTTCCATAGAATTTTCCTGTCAAACAAGCAAAACTTAACAGATATAAATTTCATCTGTATTGTTGGGTCTGCCTCCAACAGATATGGCAGATGCTGAACCATCACAAAGCTGAGAAagctcaaaattttaatttaatttattgtttcacTTCTCAAGTTAAAACCATATATGGCCATTGCTCTGGGTATTACTTGCTCTTCTCTTGATTGTTCCGGGCGACCTCTTCAGCTCAGGCATCATATACTTCAATCAGACTTGGCTCGTAGTCAGCTGGGGCCTCGTACCCGTGGAGATTCATGACTGTTGCTGCTACATTGGCAAGCCCGGCTTCGGGAAGATTCGATCGGAACCTAACATCACTTGGCAGTCCAGGACCTCCAATTGCAATAGGTACCTGTACCCCAAATAAAAAATGGGAATGTAATTGTTTCTGGAACATAATATAACACAAAAGCATAAATTATGTGACCACCGAGGGCATAGAGGGATCCTATATTCACCAATTTCTTTCAGAtgtttgaaaaaagaaaagttgagAGTTCAGAAAAATTACCGGCTTAAGTGTATGAGAAGTGAGTACTTGAATCTTGCTATCCTTGTCAATAATAGGCTCCCCAGATTTGTTCCGCTTCACCATGTCCTCGGCATTGCCATGATCGGCAGTGACGACATAGATTCCACccacttgttttattgcatcaatAATTATCTGAGATTGAACATCTTCCATCATCAGGCAACAAAAACAAGAGGACTTTTTGCCGAACAGATATGGGGGAAGCTAATAAATTAGTcaggaaaaattttaataaatctagGAGAGACAAAAACAAGAGACCTTTTTGAAGAACGCATATTGCTGAGTCTTCTATAACAAATTAGGTTAAAAATCACAAAGAGGAAATAGCAGAGGCTTTTTCATTAATCTGTTAGAAATTTTGACCATAAGCTTTATTATAATACATCCTTGATGGCAGATCAATCTGAATATACAAAAACACTGGAATGGGGGTCTTAAGAGCAGAAAATTTGATGgtagaaaagaaacaaaagaaggcCAAAAGGGCTATGAAAATTAGGAATAACATCCAAGAAAAAGGCATAGTTGGAAAAGATAAGCCCCACAAATAGCAGCGCTACTGTTTAGTGGAAGAAGAGGCTATGATTTATATGGGTTATTTGAAGAAGATGCTCTTAAGAAATCACAATGTGTGCAGAACTATCTGATATCAGAAAATTGCGGGAAAATCAGTCAGGAGAAGTGAGTTGCAAtgcattggaaaaaaaataaaaagctatTTTGAAATTGACATTGAGTAATAGATAAATTTAGATCATTCATACAGGAACAAATTTGTCTCCCGTTCCATTCAACAGAAACACTGGAAAATATAAAGGAAAGGAGCCATGTTTAGGAGGTGAGAAAACTATACTAGCAGTCAAATATCAACCATGAAAATACAGTAAATGCTAGTGCATAAACACTACAGCAATCATACCTTGACAGCTTCATCAGCAGCCTTGCATGCCACGACTGTTGCTTCAATATCTCCAGTATGACCCACCATGTCACCGTTTGGAAGGTTCACACGTATCTAAGAAACAACCAAAGCCATAATTAATCAGTTCAATTTTGACTATCAATCTCAATTATCACATTAGAAGtccattaattataattacctGGTGGAATTTGCGGCTAAGGATAGCATTCTTTGCCCTTTCAGCAATCTCAATGGCCTTCATCTCTGGCTGAACATTGAATGTAATTCCAACATCACTAGGAATTTCCACATATTCCTCCAATTCTGAGTTGAAATACCCAGAGCGGTTTCCATTCCAGAAGAAAGTGACATGTCCGAATTTGACAGTCTCACTGcggatttaaaagaaaaaaatattagaattaaagtaaAACCAAATGAGTAGGAGTATATTTCAACAAAGAACAAGCACTAGGTCAAGCAAAACAGAAATTAGAgcaaaagaattaaatttacatgtttattaagaaaataaagaatatttttaacatggttATAACATGATACAAACTAGGTGGAAACTGACCTGCAAGCAAAAGTACGGACCCCATTATTCACCAAATATTCACCTGATGTCCTATCTATTTCAGGTGGAGATACAAGGTAATGGCTTGGAAGTTTTAACTCCCCGTCATATTGAAGCATGCCAGCATAATGGATTTTAGGGAATCGAACTCGATCAAATTTGTCAAAATCTTCATATTCTAGGGCCTTAGCCAGCATGACCATCCTATCTGCACGGAAGTTGAAAGTAACCACAGCATCACCATCCACTATTGGACCCACAGCCTTATCATTCTCATCAACTATAACAAATGGAGGTAAGTACTGGTCATTGGCTTCGGGTTCTTCCCTCAATTTCTTAACAGCTTCAACTGCACTCCTAAACTTGTGTTGGGCTTCTCAAGAACTTGGGCATCCCATCCCGTTTCACAACATTCCAGTCATTCTGCAGAAAATTCAATTAAGGTCACGGAATCATACAATTGAGTAGAGCCCAGAGCAAGGACAGTTTGTAATTATGGTAAAACAAAGCAAGTTTTACGGacataaatttaagatttccTTCACAAAACCAAGTTAACATTTCAAGGAGATTCAAGAAAAAAGACCGCCCAATTATGAAAGACACATTACAGGTAGGCAATAAACAGGCTTTCCagtacaaattaaacaatacCTACAGAAGAGAACAATAGCAATCCATGCAAGTAATCACGGTAATAGGTTAAGTTCGTAAATATCCAGACATTATTTTTCATACCTCATAACGATCCATAGTGACATGCATGCGGCCTCCACCAGATGCAATCTGTGCATCAATACCTTTTGCACTTAATTCTGAAAGATCCTTCTCAAGAGTTTCTACAAAGCCTACACTCGAACCATCCAAAACATCACGCCCATCAGTGAGAATGTGAACACGAATTCTTTTGGCACCACGCTCACTAGCTCCTTTGAGCAACAACtgcacaaaataaaaaatatataaaatacagaaaaaatatattcacattGTTCCTCAAGTACAATGCTTTTTTACCTGCAATTGGTCAAGCCTGGAGTGTACTCCACCATCACTCAATAACCCAATGAGATGCAAAGTTCCAGTTTTGAAGCATTCCTTTATGTACTTAAACCCTTCCCCATCATAGATTTTTCCAGAGGCCAGAGCAATGTCAACGAGCTTTGCACTGCACTCAAATTTTCATAAGTTCTTGATCTCACAACTAGATTCATGTATGACAAATCAGATATTGGTAGAACAATTAATATCGATATTTCACAAGACATAAATCTGGCACAGACCACAGAGTACAAATATTGAAAGCCAAGTGAGCTGAGATAGTTTAAATTCCAAGTTGAAGacgtgttattatgtgattaagtgattttaagtTAGAGATAAAGTAACTCTCATCATatgaataacatattattattaataaataaattaatgcgCATTGTTTCTGCACAGacagttttatttgaaaataaaacatgagTACTGAAAACCCCAAGAAATATAATCCCATCAAAACGGTATGGTCAACTCTCTCTAGGCCATTAGCATCTTCAAAAGCTAAAATGTGTAGAATCCGTAAAACCATTTCAGATGCAACCAAACTTTccataaagaagaagaaaagaaaaggaaggagAATATCACCCTTGGGCAAAAATACGTCCAGCTCCGAGTGCATTATGGCCAACTTCGCTGTTCCCCATGTCATCTTCTGATGGAAGTCCAACTGCAGCACCATGCGCCCGAATCAACCTCCAATGTTTAGGGGCCCCCTTCGGAAAAAACAGATCAAATACAAATTAGTCCTCCTCACACTCCATAAAACTGAAACATAACGATGCAGCAAGCAAGTGTTGGGATCTGAGCCTGATCCATCCAAATTAACCGTCTATACAACCTATGTTTAGGTAAATTTTGTGAACAGATTCCGTAAGTAGAAAGGACGAgaggacaaaaaataaaaaataaaataaaggaaatcgATACCTCCTTGAGCTTGTCCATGGTGGGAGTTTCGGCGACATGGATGCAGTTATACTGATCGGGCTTGTTCTCGCCCCAACCATCCAAAACAACCAGCGCTAAAATATTATTCCTAGGGATCCTTCCGTGTTCTTTCAATTTCCATTGGGAGGTCGCCATCGATGAAATCAGGCCAAATGTGAGTGAAATGAAATAACAGAAAAAACGAGAAACGGAAGCAACGAGAGAGTGATTCGTATGTTTATATTAGATCTGCTGACTGCGTAAACACGCCCCCTGCCGTTGATCTACCTACAAAATCATGGTACACCGTACACGTACCACCCTCTGCTCTTGACTCAAAACCTTACTCCGCGACTTGGCACgtgattttttattgttttcttacatttttttaaaccctcgatatatttttatatattcttttttgcCACACAAACAGGGGCTTGTTCCCATggttaataaaaatgaattactAATAAACTAGATGCAAAAATCAGTTCAATTGTTATAaacatagttatcaatatcttataatacgagatatatatatatatatatatatatctattttaaagtatattaaattaatacaacataatagatatattatatgatacaatatatattttataatacgatacatattattaatatcatttgatatattttttagagaaaaaataatgtaacagaagtgtatataaaaaattttaaattgttaaaagtatttgtgatattttttaaaaggattatatttcaattataattttttattatttaattattttattttttaaaagtgtatcttattatatataatataaaaaattaagttttttttatatatgatatgatacatgatTCGACACCCATTATTAGAAATATGCAGGATTGGATCTAACCCTAGTTGATGACCATGGTGATTTGacttaacaaaataattttatgtctaTTATTTGAGTCCAAGTTTTTAGTGTATGAATCTTTTGATAGTTTGCtagtaatgaaaataaaatatttttaatatgatttgacttattattaatagagttagattcaaattaagttaattatCCCTTCTTATTTAACAAATGTTTACATTAACCAATTAATTGTGATGGTTTTTGTTacttaaagacaaaaatacccctaatTTGAATTTGTCCTAGTTTTAAATTCGTTTAacagttttttcaaattacaatagGGGGTATTTCTAGTACCTTAAACTGTGGGATTTAAAGGTAAGAAACTAAAACCCCAGGGGTTAAACATAATCCACTCGTACGTCAGCGGATGTGGATTATTAAGTAGCACCTAACCGAACCGGTTCTTCAATTGTCTACGTTGGAAAAGGCGGCGCGTGGGTGATGAGGTGAGCGTGCGAAAATAAGGCTAAAAGTCATGATGTAACCAGTGCCACACCTTGTAATATTGCTATTACAACCAATACCAGACTTCTCTCGTGAAAACTGTAGAGACGTTtaatttaggtaatattttattattaaaatagaaaaattattttgaagatagattattgagaaaattattagatataaatgattattatgtttaataaaaattgatagtataaataattaatatgtttagttaacgataataaaagaatactagtaaattattctatttaaatacgtttgaatataattatttttaaatatttttatattaattaaaaatatatttattttttcttataaaattaataaataataatataattataataaaatcaagattactttgataaatttttaatatctaaagtataagtggtaattagattactacctatatcacctgtcacgtcagcattgataataaaatattactgtaatatttttttattattgataaatcaaacaagataatgtaaataataaaagatagattaccaaagtaatctttaaaagTCACCAACCAAACTCCCCCTTAATATATAAGTATAAGACGTGAggtttagattttattttaaaagtataagtttttaatatataatttatatagttttagcttttttaattttaataattagtttttgaaatatgatttttttaagattcatattatttaatattaaagtgATCGTTATATCTCTTAACAGTAACTGTGCGACACATCAATGCTTGCCCAACTCTAGCAGAGAGGTTCTTCAATTGTTTATGtacttaattgtatatttaaaagtgtatatatataattttattgttgtatatgcgcttataattaatataactttaaatacaaatgatgatatgtcattatataattcaatattattttattattaatttaaaaatactaaatcaCATGATCATGTTATCATCATTGATATCTAATTGctacttattaaaaatatacatagttttattattttatattttaatcgTTTGTATGATTCTAGTTCAAATATGCATTTGATTTTCAGACACAAACAAAACTATTAACTAgagttggattcgaaccgaaccgagctcgagctcagcttgttttacatatagctgagctcgagttcgagctcatgaaagtcaaactcgaactcgGTTCGATTTGTTTTTCACTAttaaacgatgtcgttttaatatatattagtcaaaacgacgtcattttgtatcaaaatttttaattaaaaattttgacgaATAGCTCGAGTTCGAACTTGAACGGgctcaattcgaatccaatcCTACTATTAACCCTAATTAAtctcaacaataaaattagatgtataaatatattatacaaatttttgtaTACAACTTGAGGTGATAGTTTATGATtggatgatataattatttattttttctcttatttataaattgatcAATCAGATGCTATCACATcgattatatacaaaaatttatacaatttatttatgtatataatattattctaatctCAATTATAATTCTCATCAAAATCAACTTCAATGCTTTAAAGTGATGCAACATAAATTGAAGCACTCTTTGTTACCTAACTATTAATgggaatatataattaaacattgtaaaaacccACTAGTTCAATCTCGGTCGAGTTTGAACAAagtctaatttaaaatcaactctaatttaaaaaaattagtttgagatCAACAAgttaaaactcaaacttaacttaaaaaatgatctaattttaaatttgatccaggtaaatttaaatataaatattcaaatcgattcaaatttgatttgtttgatatGAGCACACTCTGAATTTgaataactcaaatcaaatcaattttggagTGTGGAGCCAGATCATTAATAGGAACAACCTCTTTATGAGTGTCTTGTTGCTCAACGAACTATGTGATTATATTTGTTGTATCATGTAATCctaaaatcaataacaaaaccCAGTGTAATTTGAATATAGAATTATTAGTCAAACCgcataaattttcttgttttgtgtgattaattttaatttttaatttcttttttacttggTTCATCTCATGAcactattattaatttttgtacgAAGGGCgaaaaatctcatcaataaataagatttttgtaGAAGTTTTGCTTAAGGTAGTCGAATTATAATCGtatcatgtattaaaaatttaattttttatattatatattatattatgtattgtatcgtataatacaactttttaaaataaatataataaaatttgaaattatcatttcatcaatttaaaaaatatcataaataccttATGAAACTCTAAAATTATCCAAATACACTTCTGCAGTATTATCATTTCtctaaaaatatgtatcaatttatatcgataatatatatcatatcatacgatatgtcACCGTATTGACAATTTTtgatatactttataatatatattattttttacttgtatcatattatatcatatgatacgtatCGTATATCGTATAATTCTAAAAACTACGGTTTTGCTtctatttcatcaataaaattctttttattaatcataaaaatgGAGAAAAGGATCTCATATACATGAGTAACAAGAGGCAAGGCATGGGCACATCTAGGGCTGGAAATAAACCGAACTAAGCTCAAACAGGGCTTGACTCATTTTAGATTGGGTTTggttttgattcaatttgaactcaTCAGGCTCGTTCAACCACATGTTTATGTTCGTTGTCTTGAGCTCTTATTTGGGTTTGTTTGAGCTAAGCtcattttgagtttgaataaactCATTTTGAATACAACCCTATCTTTAGATAAGGTTGAAAACGACCTCATTTGTTGAGAGTTCAAGCAAGCCATGCTTGACTCACGAGCTGAGTATAACTCTAGTTCGGATTTGAGCTCGggttcattttttgttttacttccCAACTTATACTTGGATTCATATTTATTGTCTAAAACTTATGTTCAAACTCATTCGAGCTAAACTTATTTTGAACTCGAATAAATTCGTTTGGACTCTAATTATTGATACAACAGCTAATTAAACACCAACccagagaaaaacaaaaacaaaaaaccattatttttcttctggaatatatacacacacgccCACTTtcagtttgttttttttatatgaaaggaaaaaaatcaaacttttctggataatagaaatttaaaaaaaaaaagtgacggtggtggtcgtggtggcggtTCTGCCGTGccaaacaagaaaaattatgagGAAAAGCGTCGGGAAGATCCAAACATCTGGTCCAGGAGAATAACGAGGGCCATGGCAACTGCTGTATCGATTTCTGGATATACAATTAGACGGAATACATCGACGCCGAAGGCAACTCCTCCCACggcttcttttttctttatctccGCTACTATTCTCCTCTTTCCGTCGTGCACGGCACACGATCGTTGCGCATACGATCCCTGAATTTCATACATcaaattcttcttcttgttgttgGATGACGGAGATGATCCCGTTCCGTTATGCTCACAACTTATACGACTCACATGAGCCAAACACTTGTTGAGGATATTCACTTTCTTCCTCACGGAAAACGCCGGATTAATGTCCGTTTCTCCGTCGTACACTAGCCAGTTTTCTCCAAAGCTCAACTTCTGTTAAAATCCACATTAATTGAGCATAGAAATAGataatttgaaagaattttaataaatatatatgtatatgtatatatacacaccTTACGGCGGAAGGTGAGGAGAGGCTTGCCGGCGGCGTCCATGAGGAGGATCTGGCCCTTATGGCCTTGCATGTAGTTATCGACTCTAAAAACGAGGTCGCCCTTGTCGTCATAGACGGTGAATCCATTACAGTTAAAAAGCAGAGATTTCTTCCACACAGTGAGGACGAAGGCCTTGTTTTCGTCAGACGGCGGGGACTTAGTGGTGGTTGGTGCGGCGACGGTGCCGTTGGGATAGACCTTTCTCATCACTCGCCTATTGCAGTGCGTGAAGGATATTGCGAGCTTATTCTTGAATGAGGAGACTGAGGATGAATGGAGGATTTATATATTGATGGCTTCAATgggaaaatgcctttacaagaAGAAAGGGTTGAGGGTGCGCCACCATCACGTGACGTCAAAACTccattaatgaatttttattggAAGGGAAGAAGCAATGGATGGTGAGGGAGATCGCGATATAACATCATTTTAGTTCCTGGGACTTTTTCTTAAGGACAATTATTTGAAATACTATGATTTTAGTACCTGCCACACTTAATGAGATTGGTGTTAAAAGACAATAATACCCTTAAAAGCTAtacatttttctaattttgttaatttcttcaaaataaatAAGGTTAGATTCGATCCAAATTTAGTGTAAACAAAGTTCAATTAGAGattgattcaaatataaaagagtCAACTCGTGATCAACGAGTTGAGCCTCAAACttgttttgaaaacaaattaattttatattcaattttggCCAATTTGTATGGGTGGATATAAACCAAGCTAAGCTCGAACACCTTTAACTCGAGTTcggattaaaataaaaatagttcggTTTGGATTTGATAAACCAAAATTAAGgatgatttgagtttgacttgaataaatTGTTCGAATCTATGACTCTTCTTCGTGGTTCCTattcattattcaaatttataatacattaaCAAATCgacattatttttatctaataataggtAAAAcgaatat
This window contains:
- the LOC123206266 gene encoding protein LURP-one-related 8-like, with translation MRKVYPNGTVAAPTTTKSPPSDENKAFVLTVWKKSLLFNCNGFTVYDDKGDLVFRVDNYMQGHKGQILLMDAAGKPLLTFRRKKLSFGENWLVYDGETDINPAFSVRKKVNILNKCLAHVSRISCEHNGTGSSPSSNNKKKNLMYEIQGSYAQRSCAVHDGKRRIVAEIKKKEAVGGVAFGVDVFRLIVYPEIDTAVAMALVILLDQMFGSSRRFSS